The Phoenix dactylifera cultivar Barhee BC4 chromosome 15, palm_55x_up_171113_PBpolish2nd_filt_p, whole genome shotgun sequence genome contains a region encoding:
- the LOC103714847 gene encoding LOW QUALITY PROTEIN: fructose-bisphosphate aldolase-lysine N-methyltransferase, chloroplastic (The sequence of the model RefSeq protein was modified relative to this genomic sequence to represent the inferred CDS: inserted 3 bases in 2 codons), with translation MYISTPAARNQRSPRLPFSFHPQRQEMLALPRLLFPPSLSCAISNPHPLSIFTTTTTTTRRITALSQSRQLAVAIPSKSAVRDFWRWLSDEGVVNSSSSPPSVKPEFVPEGLGLVAQRDITKNEVVVEVPKKLWINPDTVAASDVGRVCGGLKSWIAIALFLLREKALGSASSWRPYLDILPLATDSPIFWSEEELSEIQGTQLLSTIMGVKEFVQSEFIKVEDDVILPNKHLFPSTITSNDFLWAFGILRSRVFPHLRGENLALIPLADLINHSSSITSEDSFWEIKXKGFFSRELIFSLRTPISVKAGEQVYIQYDRAKSNSELALDYGFIESRPEREVYTLTLEITESDPFYGDKLDIAETNGLGETAYFDVILGSPLPPAMLPYLRMVALGGTDAFLLESIFRNSVWGHLEXPVSRANEETICRVVRDACKSALSAYDTTIEEDEKLMEEGNLDSRLQIAVAVRAGEKKVLKQIDDIFRERELELDGLEYYQERRLKDLGLVGEQGEIIFWESK, from the exons aTGTATATATCCACGCCTGCTGCGAGAAACCAACGGTCACCAAGGCTCCCGTTCTCCTTCCACCCGCAGCGGCAAGAGATGTTGGCGTTACCCCGTCTCctcttccctccctccctctcatgCGCCATCTCCAACCCCCATCCCCTATCTATtttcaccaccaccaccaccaccaccagaaGAATCACTGCCCTCTCTCAATCTCGACAACTCGCCGTCGCCATCCCTTCCAAATCAGCCGTCCGTGACTTCTGGCGGTGGCTGTCCGACGAGGGAGTGGtgaattcctcctcttccccaccgtCAGTGAAGCCGGAATTCGTCCCCGAAGGCCTAGGCCTTGTTGCCCAGCGGGACATCACCAAGAACGAGGTGGTGGTGGAGGTCCCCAAGAAGCTGTGGATCAACCCCGACACCGTCGCCGCCTCCGACGTCGGGCGCGTCTGCGGAGGCCTCAAATCCTGGATCGCCattgctctcttcctcctcaggGAGAAGGCCTTGGGCTCGGCTTCTTCATGGCGCCCCTATCTCGACATCCTTCCGCTCGCCACCGATTCTCCCATCTTCTG GTCAGAGGAGGAGCTTTCGGAGATACAag GAACCCAATTACTGAGCACAATAATGGGTGTCAAGGAATTCGTGCAGAGTGAGTTCATCAAAGTTGAGGATGATGTCATACTTCCAAACAAACATCTCTTCCCCTCAACCATAACATCCAATGATTTCCTGTGGGCTTTCGGAATACTCAGATCAAGGGTATTTCCACACCTTCGCGGCGAAAATCTTGCTCTAATACCGCTGGCTGACCTT ATCAACCATAGTTCTAGCATAACTTCAGAAGACTCTTTTTGGGAGATAAA GAAAGGGTTTTTCTCAAGGGAACTCATATTCTCTTTGCGAACACCAATTTCTGTTAAGGCTGGTGAGCAG GTGTATATTCAATATGATCGGGCAAAGAGCAATTCTGAATTGGCACTTGACTACGGCTTCATTGAGTCAAGGCCAGAGAGGGAGGTGTATACTTTGACACTAGAAATTACAGAATCAGATCCATTTTATGGAGACAAGTTGGATATTGCTGAAACAAATGGTTTAGGGGAGACTGCTTACTTTGACGTCATCCTGGGTTCTCCTCTCCCTCCAGCAATGCTCCCATATCTTCGGATGGTAGCTCTTGGGGGAACAGATGCATTTCTTCTAGAATCAATTTTTAGGAATTCAGTTTGGGGTCACCTTG TGCCTGTGAGTCGTGCCAATGAGGAAACAATATGCCGAGTTGTTAGAGATGCTTGCAAATCTGCCTTGTCTGCCTATGACACTACCATAGAAGAG GATGAAAAACTTATGGAAGAGGGTAATCTGGATTCCAGACTTCAAATTGCAGTTGCTGTAAGAGCAGGTGAGAAGAAAGTACTTAAGCAGATTGATGATATATTCCGAGAGAGGGAGCTGGAGTTGGATGGGCTGGAGTACTACCAGGAGAGGAGGCTCAAGGACCTGGGGTTAGTTGGGGAGCAAGGTGAAATAATCTTTTGGGAATCCAAGTAG